In a single window of the Methylophaga frappieri genome:
- the rng gene encoding ribonuclease G: MSSELLINVTPSETRAAVVENGVLQEVFIERSESRGLVGNIYKGKVCRVLPGMQAAFVEIGLPRAAFLHASDISIPKGQTGDLEASAVTPPITSLLREGQELMVQVIKDPMGTKGARLTTQLSVSSRYLVYMPEAEGIGISLKIEDEAERERLKQCLLEKMPISSGGYIMRTAAEGGSEAEIAADLQFLHRLWQKLTERRKQLACGEALYEDLPLALRALRDLITPEIERIRIDAKESYQAACHFADSVMPECLNRLEWYPGPRPLFDLFSVEDEIQKALERKVLLKSGGYLIFDQTEAMTTIDVNTGGFVGHKNLEETIFKTNLEAAHAIARQLRVRNLGGIIIIDFIDMIELSHREQVLRALEQAMQTDRAKHKISAVSELGLVEMTRKRTRESLGHILCEPCPSCQGRGYTKNVETVCYEIFREILRESKQYESKQFLILASQDVIDRLNDEDSTKVAELEQLIGKPILFQCEPQYGREQYNVVLM, translated from the coding sequence ATGAGTAGTGAACTGCTGATTAATGTGACGCCCAGTGAAACCCGTGCCGCTGTCGTTGAAAACGGCGTTTTGCAGGAAGTGTTCATTGAGCGCAGTGAGTCCCGTGGGCTGGTAGGCAACATCTACAAAGGTAAGGTTTGCCGTGTCTTGCCCGGCATGCAAGCCGCATTTGTTGAAATCGGTTTGCCACGTGCTGCTTTTTTACACGCCTCTGATATTTCGATTCCAAAAGGACAGACGGGAGATCTAGAAGCCAGTGCCGTGACTCCGCCAATTACCAGTCTGCTCAGAGAGGGGCAGGAACTCATGGTGCAGGTCATTAAAGACCCCATGGGTACGAAAGGAGCACGTTTGACCACACAATTATCGGTGTCTTCACGCTATCTGGTGTATATGCCAGAAGCAGAAGGAATCGGTATTTCATTGAAAATAGAAGATGAAGCGGAACGGGAGCGCTTAAAACAGTGTCTGCTTGAGAAAATGCCTATTTCTTCTGGCGGATATATCATGCGGACAGCTGCTGAGGGCGGGAGTGAGGCTGAGATTGCCGCCGATCTTCAGTTTTTACATCGGCTCTGGCAAAAACTGACTGAGCGGCGCAAACAATTAGCCTGTGGTGAAGCGCTTTACGAAGATCTGCCATTGGCACTACGCGCCTTACGCGACTTAATCACGCCAGAAATTGAACGTATCCGCATTGATGCAAAAGAAAGTTATCAGGCGGCCTGTCATTTTGCCGATAGCGTCATGCCGGAATGTCTGAACAGGTTAGAGTGGTACCCAGGGCCGCGTCCTTTATTTGATTTGTTTAGTGTTGAGGATGAAATCCAAAAGGCTTTAGAGCGCAAGGTTTTACTTAAATCCGGTGGCTATTTAATCTTCGACCAAACCGAGGCGATGACAACGATTGACGTCAATACCGGCGGCTTTGTTGGCCATAAAAACCTTGAGGAAACCATTTTCAAAACGAACTTGGAAGCGGCGCATGCGATTGCTCGTCAACTGCGGGTAAGGAATCTCGGCGGCATCATCATTATCGACTTTATTGACATGATTGAACTCAGTCATCGCGAACAAGTGCTGCGTGCCTTGGAACAAGCCATGCAAACGGATCGTGCCAAACACAAGATCAGTGCGGTATCGGAGTTGGGGTTGGTTGAGATGACGCGTAAACGCACTCGGGAAAGTCTGGGCCATATTCTGTGTGAACCCTGTCCAAGCTGTCAGGGACGGGGATATACCAAAAATGTCGAAACCGTCTGCTATGAAATTTTTCGCGAAATTCTCAGAGAGTCCAAGCAATATGAGTCAAAACAGTTTTTGATTTTAGCGTCACAAGATGTCATTGATAGACTTAATGATGAAGACTCCACGAAAGTAGCAGAACTGGAACAGTTAATTGGTAAACCCATTCTGTTTCAATGTGAACCTCAATATGGTCGAGAACAGTACAACGTGGTGCTGATGTAA
- a CDS encoding YdcF family protein produces MQADFFTLSKIGWMLVSPTAWIVWGVVLATIFLLVGWIRTAKVGLCGLSLLLVLTSFYPWGDMLLGKLENRFAAPALTEQIPDALIVLGGAEDMTVSLSHSGAEVGEAAERYLVAAQLARTFPETPVWVSGGSAALTMTDHAQVAAIHRRVMQVAGLPAEQVRIEQQSRNTAENMQNLSQVLPRDGYYLLITSAFHMPRAIGAARQQGLKLTPYPVDYRTESGAYRKLRFQPLSNWKNLELACREWLGLVVYYLTGKSPSIFPAPGNDADAKGDMR; encoded by the coding sequence ATGCAAGCAGATTTTTTCACATTATCAAAAATTGGCTGGATGTTAGTCAGTCCAACAGCATGGATAGTATGGGGTGTTGTGCTGGCAACAATTTTCTTGTTGGTCGGCTGGATACGCACGGCCAAAGTTGGATTATGTGGTTTATCCCTTTTACTGGTGCTGACCAGTTTTTATCCTTGGGGCGATATGCTGCTTGGTAAACTAGAGAACCGGTTCGCCGCTCCAGCCCTAACTGAGCAGATACCTGATGCCCTGATTGTGCTTGGCGGAGCAGAAGATATGACGGTATCACTAAGTCATAGTGGTGCAGAAGTAGGGGAAGCCGCAGAGCGTTATCTGGTGGCAGCGCAACTGGCCAGAACCTTTCCAGAAACACCGGTGTGGGTAAGTGGTGGCAGCGCCGCGTTGACGATGACAGATCATGCGCAAGTGGCCGCGATTCACCGGCGTGTGATGCAGGTTGCCGGCTTACCTGCTGAACAAGTGAGGATCGAGCAGCAAAGTCGCAATACGGCCGAAAATATGCAGAATTTATCTCAAGTGTTACCCCGCGATGGTTATTATCTGTTGATTACGTCCGCATTTCATATGCCAAGAGCGATTGGTGCGGCACGTCAGCAGGGACTAAAGCTAACTCCCTATCCAGTCGATTATCGAACCGAGTCCGGTGCGTATAGAAAGCTCCGTTTCCAACCCTTATCTAATTGGAAAAATCTAGAGCTGGCATGCCGGGAGTGGTTGGGTTTGGTGGTGTACTATCTGACCGGAAAAAGCCCATCCATTTTTCCTGCACCCGGAAATGACGCAGACGCCAAAGGCGACATGCGCTAA
- the nadD gene encoding nicotinate-nucleotide adenylyltransferase, whose translation MAKFENNGLPTGIGIFGGTFDPVHFGHLRIALEVCQQLNLDHVRLVPCHVPPHRSQPTTDGKARRLLLELAVKSCPSLIVDDIELNRAGPSYSIDTVRALREDYPQQSLYLIVGSDNFRQLDTWRDWQSLLQYAHIVVVRRAGEALDLSTTMAAWLQTHLAKSADINLTEGKVWTLDVTPLAISATTIRAQRAAGGSVQFLLPETVLTAMDQLGLYPTDR comes from the coding sequence GTGGCCAAATTCGAAAATAACGGCTTACCAACCGGGATTGGTATTTTTGGTGGCACCTTTGATCCGGTCCATTTTGGTCATTTGCGTATTGCCCTTGAGGTGTGCCAACAGTTAAATCTGGATCATGTGCGATTGGTGCCTTGTCATGTGCCGCCGCATCGCTCTCAGCCGACTACGGACGGCAAAGCGCGTCGTTTGTTGTTGGAGTTGGCGGTGAAAAGCTGTCCATCTTTAATTGTCGACGATATCGAGCTAAACCGTGCAGGGCCTTCCTATAGCATTGATACTGTGCGTGCGCTTCGTGAGGATTATCCGCAGCAATCACTGTATTTAATCGTAGGCAGTGATAATTTCCGACAATTGGATACTTGGCGTGATTGGCAGTCCCTCTTGCAATATGCCCATATCGTCGTTGTCAGACGCGCTGGTGAGGCGCTGGATCTCTCGACTACCATGGCAGCATGGTTGCAAACGCATCTTGCCAAATCAGCCGATATCAATCTGACCGAAGGAAAAGTCTGGACGCTGGATGTCACGCCTTTGGCGATTTCCGCAACTACCATCAGAGCACAACGTGCTGCAGGGGGATCGGTTCAGTTTTTGCTGCCTGAGACGGTGTTGACCGCGATGGATCAACTTGGTCTGTATCCAACTGACAGGTGA
- a CDS encoding YhdP family protein: MKSWLTGLHIAGRQLIMLIAIAAVILILILASGYWLSQAVADRQAEIAAWASERSGYDIEIGDARIYWLDIIPKLRLSDVTVLTQQTRQPVLSFDNLDVAVDLLSSLQHQQLAVDSVAVSGLQAQISRDSQGKVHLSGGHATTGSQDIATFQKRALGIESVSVSEASIDYEDEKWPQLTGRYQFENGLIVQDAGFIKGSVNIQPPVHLGEAIQVQAEASTAQPALDHWQVRVAGSEIELAALLGQRSLADIQINQGTTGLNLTAIKQLDMFSVVGTMEGDDIVLQSANDPQLAVTLNSFSTALDFIHEASQWQLALDQFAVNIDNREWPETEMQIAVSPKSGVSLTSSFMQIGDVSQIAKLTSATPDWMTALDPAGEVSAFELRLSPEQSLEVLSGEFRNVATAPYRDFPGVSGVTAKVQWHEQQAQIELNSTALALYSETLPKTVYFDKASGRVSWQPASTGDLLAVEAIQIINPDMHLILDGSWRGGTEPETDMRLSIADFQVANWLRYVPESILEPTFLNWAREAFVAGKIIDGHVQLNGDLRAFPFDTKPDAGDFSFHLPVHQVTLDYGEGWPPLEQVSGQVDGHNNQLTIAASQGQIAGYEFATVAAEIDNLINGLPILTVDGKLQGQAQSGMDFLKNSPLAERFGPLAESLTLQGESTLDLALTVPLLDPDNTQVQGNIGLTGNQLTLTALPKLQFQSINGALKFDNDGLYATDVQTQFLANSARVNVDTDEDKTLVSIETSASVSSLAAHWQLDMPLLADISGTTELAASIAIRETGLGDFSVLVNLQSDLIGIASSLPPPFNKSAQTAMPLSLQIEPADTLRINGSLDNGLSASARQQGDDWQVAIGFNKPDLTLPDAGVSVSGQMASLDLAPWQQWLANQSGQSASSVWQPDKLNLQFEELKLPKLTLDAVNLEGQKKAAFWQLQLSATQLQGNINWPTSGDVLPSLNFDFIDFPLPASDGATAQQAKPSQSPLWPGFQLNINNLRIDGMQLGRLQATALREPMRWQLVSASLQSPSLQATASGNWRRTDDGDNTELRVELSSSDMAALLTDLGYQPAIEAESVRVSGQFNWPDQPLAMDRKTLTGNLQVEARKGTLKEIEPGAAGRIFGLLSFTAIPRRLSLDFSDLFGQGLDFSQIDGRFEFANGLATTNNLQLRGDTAVINVTGPVNLVDRSYNQIVQITPKVSSTLPLAGAVAGGPVGLGVGTAIFIADKIAGRLFDRELVDIISYRYNLTGPWDAPEMQLFDAESP; encoded by the coding sequence ATGAAATCGTGGTTGACAGGTCTGCATATTGCCGGTCGGCAATTGATCATGTTGATCGCCATCGCTGCCGTTATTTTGATTCTCATATTGGCTAGTGGTTACTGGCTTTCACAAGCGGTTGCCGATAGACAGGCGGAAATCGCAGCGTGGGCCAGTGAACGAAGTGGTTATGATATTGAGATTGGCGATGCACGTATTTACTGGCTAGATATCATTCCCAAGTTACGACTTAGTGACGTGACTGTGCTCACACAGCAAACGCGTCAGCCGGTATTATCTTTTGACAATCTGGATGTGGCGGTGGACTTGCTGAGCAGTTTGCAGCACCAGCAATTAGCCGTCGACAGCGTTGCTGTAAGTGGCTTGCAAGCCCAGATTAGCCGAGATAGCCAAGGAAAAGTCCATTTGTCTGGTGGTCATGCCACAACGGGTAGTCAAGATATCGCAACGTTTCAAAAACGGGCGTTGGGCATCGAGTCTGTGAGTGTGTCAGAGGCCAGCATTGATTATGAAGATGAAAAATGGCCACAACTGACAGGTCGCTATCAGTTTGAAAATGGACTAATCGTTCAAGATGCCGGTTTTATTAAAGGCTCCGTCAATATTCAGCCACCGGTGCATTTGGGCGAAGCCATTCAGGTTCAGGCTGAGGCGTCTACAGCGCAACCTGCATTGGATCATTGGCAAGTTAGGGTTGCAGGCAGTGAAATTGAATTAGCCGCACTACTTGGCCAGCGTTCGCTTGCCGATATTCAGATTAATCAAGGTACGACAGGGCTGAACCTGACCGCAATAAAACAACTCGACATGTTTTCAGTCGTAGGCACCATGGAGGGGGATGATATTGTTCTGCAATCGGCAAACGATCCACAGTTGGCAGTTACGCTGAATAGTTTTTCAACAGCACTGGACTTTATTCACGAAGCGTCTCAGTGGCAGCTTGCATTGGATCAGTTTGCTGTGAATATCGACAATCGTGAATGGCCTGAGACGGAAATGCAGATAGCCGTCTCGCCGAAGTCGGGTGTATCCCTTACCAGTTCCTTCATGCAGATTGGTGATGTGAGTCAAATTGCCAAACTTACCTCTGCGACACCTGATTGGATGACGGCGCTGGACCCGGCTGGTGAGGTATCCGCGTTTGAATTACGTTTATCCCCTGAGCAGTCTCTGGAAGTTTTAAGCGGTGAATTTCGCAATGTTGCGACGGCGCCGTATCGCGATTTCCCCGGGGTCTCTGGCGTGACGGCGAAGGTGCAGTGGCATGAACAACAAGCACAAATTGAACTGAATAGTACAGCGCTTGCATTGTATAGCGAGACACTGCCGAAAACCGTGTATTTTGATAAAGCCAGTGGCAGGGTGAGTTGGCAGCCGGCATCGACAGGTGATCTACTGGCGGTTGAAGCGATTCAGATTATTAACCCCGATATGCATCTTATACTCGATGGCAGCTGGCGAGGCGGGACAGAACCAGAAACTGACATGCGCCTTTCTATTGCCGATTTTCAGGTAGCCAATTGGCTGCGGTATGTCCCGGAGTCAATATTGGAGCCGACCTTTTTAAACTGGGCGCGTGAGGCTTTTGTTGCCGGCAAGATTATCGATGGTCATGTTCAGCTCAATGGTGACTTGCGCGCATTTCCATTCGACACAAAACCGGACGCAGGCGACTTCAGTTTTCATTTGCCCGTGCATCAGGTTACCCTCGATTATGGTGAAGGCTGGCCACCTTTAGAGCAGGTATCAGGACAAGTTGACGGTCATAATAATCAGCTGACTATCGCGGCCAGTCAAGGTCAAATTGCCGGCTATGAGTTTGCAACCGTTGCTGCCGAGATTGATAACCTGATTAACGGTTTGCCAATATTGACCGTGGATGGAAAATTACAGGGACAGGCCCAGTCCGGCATGGATTTTTTAAAAAACAGTCCACTTGCAGAGCGGTTTGGACCGCTGGCTGAATCATTGACACTGCAGGGCGAATCAACCCTGGATTTGGCACTAACAGTGCCACTGCTCGATCCCGATAACACGCAGGTGCAGGGTAACATCGGCTTAACAGGGAATCAGCTCACGCTGACCGCTTTACCTAAATTGCAGTTCCAATCAATTAACGGGGCGCTGAAATTTGATAATGACGGGCTGTATGCTACGGATGTGCAAACCCAGTTTTTGGCTAATTCGGCTCGCGTCAATGTCGACACAGACGAAGACAAAACACTGGTGAGCATTGAAACCAGTGCGTCCGTGTCCAGCCTGGCAGCGCATTGGCAATTAGATATGCCGCTACTGGCTGATATCAGTGGTACAACAGAATTAGCGGCGAGTATTGCTATTCGTGAGACTGGGCTAGGTGATTTTTCGGTTTTGGTCAACTTGCAATCAGACCTTATTGGTATTGCATCGTCACTGCCACCGCCATTTAATAAATCAGCGCAGACAGCCATGCCGTTGTCATTACAAATTGAACCTGCGGATACGTTACGCATAAACGGATCGCTTGATAATGGACTCAGTGCGTCAGCAAGGCAGCAGGGAGACGATTGGCAAGTTGCTATTGGTTTTAATAAGCCTGATCTGACTCTACCTGACGCCGGTGTGTCGGTATCCGGCCAAATGGCATCGCTGGATTTAGCACCATGGCAACAGTGGCTTGCAAATCAATCTGGTCAATCAGCGTCCTCAGTGTGGCAACCAGATAAGTTGAATCTACAATTTGAGGAACTCAAGCTGCCTAAGCTGACTTTGGATGCGGTCAACCTTGAAGGCCAAAAAAAAGCCGCTTTTTGGCAACTACAACTTTCGGCAACGCAATTACAAGGCAATATAAACTGGCCAACATCAGGCGATGTGTTGCCGAGCTTAAACTTTGATTTCATTGATTTTCCCTTGCCAGCATCGGATGGGGCGACTGCGCAGCAAGCAAAACCATCCCAGTCCCCTTTATGGCCTGGTTTTCAGTTGAACATTAACAACCTGCGTATTGACGGTATGCAGCTTGGGCGTTTGCAGGCAACTGCATTACGTGAGCCGATGCGGTGGCAATTGGTTTCCGCCAGTTTACAATCGCCGTCACTACAAGCGACGGCAAGCGGTAATTGGCGTCGTACTGATGATGGTGATAATACGGAATTACGCGTAGAGTTGAGCAGCAGTGATATGGCAGCCTTATTGACAGATCTTGGCTATCAACCTGCGATAGAGGCTGAGTCGGTCCGTGTTTCGGGGCAATTTAACTGGCCGGATCAGCCTCTGGCAATGGACAGAAAAACGTTAACCGGCAATCTGCAAGTTGAAGCACGCAAAGGCACCTTGAAGGAAATTGAGCCGGGCGCAGCGGGGCGAATTTTTGGTTTGCTCAGTTTTACAGCAATTCCACGTCGCCTGTCTCTCGATTTTAGCGACCTTTTTGGGCAGGGTCTGGACTTCAGCCAAATTGATGGACGTTTTGAGTTTGCCAACGGTTTGGCGACCACGAATAATTTGCAGTTGCGAGGTGATACAGCGGTAATTAATGTGACTGGGCCGGTTAACTTAGTCGACCGAAGTTATAACCAAATCGTGCAAATTACGCCCAAAGTTTCTTCAACATTGCCATTGGCTGGCGCGGTTGCCGGTGGCCCAGTCGGACTGGGGGTTGGTACGGCCATCTTTATTGCCGATAAAATAGCCGGACGGCTTTTTGATCGTGAGTTGGTCGACATCATCAGCTATCGCTACAACCTGACTGGACCATGGGATGCGCCGGAAATGCAATTGTTTGACGCGGAAAGTCCGTGA
- the rsfS gene encoding ribosome silencing factor yields MQAEHLKLLVLDALESIKAQDITVLEVTDMTDVCDYMIIATGNSNRQVKALANEVAVQAKAAGVQPLGIEGEDVGEWALVDLGDVITHIMTAPTRATYNLEKLWRVENKQTAADGE; encoded by the coding sequence ATGCAGGCAGAACATTTGAAATTACTGGTACTTGATGCCTTGGAATCAATCAAAGCACAGGATATTACGGTACTCGAAGTCACTGATATGACTGATGTTTGTGACTATATGATTATTGCCACCGGCAATTCAAACCGTCAGGTGAAAGCCCTTGCCAATGAAGTGGCGGTTCAGGCTAAAGCCGCTGGGGTTCAACCGCTCGGTATTGAAGGTGAAGATGTTGGGGAGTGGGCGTTGGTTGATCTGGGAGATGTCATTACCCATATCATGACGGCACCTACCCGTGCGACTTATAACCTGGAAAAGTTATGGCGGGTTGAAAACAAGCAGACGGCGGCAGACGGTGAATGA
- a CDS encoding Maf family protein produces MRFPRIYLASGSPRRRELLAQLAISFDVLAVTTDESVMANELPEDYVKRVTTNKVQAGWQKMQEQQLTRKPILAADTAVVVGNEILGKPVDESMARSFMQRLSGTTHQVITAVTVLNGTALQCRLQWNTVTFCQLTAAEIDWYIGTGEGNDKAGGYAVQGLAAQFIENITGSYSGIMGLPLFETRQLLQGMESPNE; encoded by the coding sequence ATGAGATTTCCACGCATTTATCTTGCTTCTGGATCACCACGACGCCGCGAACTTTTGGCGCAATTGGCAATCTCTTTTGACGTACTGGCAGTAACAACGGATGAGTCGGTGATGGCCAATGAATTGCCTGAGGACTATGTCAAACGGGTAACCACTAACAAAGTTCAAGCAGGTTGGCAGAAAATGCAGGAGCAGCAATTAACACGCAAACCCATCCTGGCTGCTGATACGGCCGTTGTAGTTGGTAATGAGATCCTGGGCAAGCCTGTCGATGAATCTATGGCCCGATCATTCATGCAGAGGCTTTCTGGTACAACACACCAAGTCATTACTGCGGTGACTGTATTGAACGGGACAGCACTGCAATGCCGACTTCAGTGGAATACAGTGACATTTTGCCAACTGACGGCGGCAGAAATTGATTGGTATATTGGTACAGGAGAGGGCAACGATAAAGCCGGTGGTTACGCTGTTCAGGGCCTGGCAGCCCAGTTTATTGAGAATATAACGGGCAGTTACTCGGGCATTATGGGGTTGCCGTTGTTTGAAACCCGCCAATTATTGCAAGGTATGGAATCTCCGAATGAGTAG
- a CDS encoding glutamate-5-semialdehyde dehydrogenase, producing MVDIYQYIEQLGQQARQASRVLAKAETAAKNHALHAIADHVENQASALQSANQLDLDAGKQKGLDAALLDRLTLTPARINAMATGLREIAALPDPVGEISGLTYRPSGIQLGQMRVPLGVIGIIYESRPNVTVDAAGLCLKSGNATILRGGSEALHSNKAIAQCVQYGLRDAGLPETAVQLVETTDREAVGQLITLPEYVDVIVPRGGKGLIERISQDARVPVIKHLDGICHVYVDAEADLSMATDIAFNAKCHRYGVCNAMETLLVNGQIAAQLLPTLAEQFRNEGVVLRGCAETRKILPEIDVATEEDWNTEYLAPVLSIRIVQNIDEAMDHIHQYSSGHTETIVTENYGLARRFLREVDSSSVMVNASTRFADGFEYGLGAEIGISTDKLHARGPVGLEGLTSQKWIVLGSGQIRK from the coding sequence ATGGTGGATATTTATCAATATATAGAACAGCTTGGTCAACAAGCGCGGCAAGCGAGCCGGGTGCTGGCCAAAGCCGAAACGGCCGCAAAAAATCATGCTTTACATGCGATTGCGGATCATGTGGAAAATCAAGCCAGTGCTTTGCAGTCTGCGAATCAGCTGGATTTGGACGCCGGTAAACAAAAAGGATTGGACGCGGCATTATTGGACAGGTTGACGCTGACGCCAGCGCGAATTAACGCCATGGCAACGGGCCTGCGGGAAATTGCTGCGTTACCGGATCCCGTTGGTGAAATTAGTGGCCTGACTTACCGGCCGTCTGGTATCCAGCTGGGTCAAATGCGGGTGCCGCTGGGCGTGATTGGTATCATTTATGAGTCACGACCCAATGTGACGGTTGATGCGGCGGGTCTTTGTCTTAAATCAGGCAATGCCACTATCTTGCGAGGTGGCAGCGAGGCACTGCATTCAAATAAAGCCATCGCGCAATGCGTGCAGTATGGTTTGCGTGACGCCGGCTTGCCGGAAACAGCCGTGCAATTGGTGGAGACAACAGATCGCGAAGCAGTCGGTCAATTAATCACTTTGCCGGAGTATGTTGATGTCATTGTACCGCGAGGTGGCAAAGGTCTAATCGAAAGAATCAGTCAGGATGCTCGCGTGCCGGTTATCAAACATCTGGATGGTATTTGTCATGTTTATGTTGATGCTGAAGCAGATCTCAGTATGGCAACTGATATTGCTTTCAATGCCAAATGCCACCGATATGGTGTCTGTAATGCCATGGAAACCTTACTCGTAAACGGACAAATTGCTGCGCAATTATTACCCACGCTGGCTGAGCAATTTCGTAATGAAGGCGTCGTGCTTCGGGGCTGTGCCGAGACCAGGAAGATTTTGCCAGAGATCGATGTCGCCACAGAGGAAGATTGGAATACAGAATACTTGGCGCCAGTTCTCTCAATACGTATTGTCCAGAATATTGATGAGGCGATGGATCACATTCATCAGTACAGTTCGGGGCATACCGAAACCATCGTGACGGAAAACTATGGGTTGGCAAGACGCTTCCTACGGGAAGTGGATTCCAGTTCGGTCATGGTGAACGCCTCGACGCGGTTTGCAGATGGATTTGAATATGGCTTAGGCGCAGAAATTGGAATTTCCACGGACAAATTGCACGCTCGCGGCCCGGTTGGTCTGGAAGGGCTGACTTCTCAAAAATGGATTGTGTTGGGTAGTGGCCAAATTCGAAAATAA
- the rlmH gene encoding 23S rRNA (pseudouridine(1915)-N(3))-methyltransferase RlmH — translation MKLKLLAVGHKMPQWVTDGYQEYARRLPRDCSLQLTEIVPAKRGKTGHAEQWKQDEGKRLLSALSEQDHVVALAVEGKPWSTPALAAELAAWQQRGQDVSFLVGGPDGLSAECMARANQLWSLSALTMPHPLVRVIMAEQIYRAWSLLNNHPYHRA, via the coding sequence ATGAAGCTAAAACTCCTCGCTGTTGGTCACAAAATGCCGCAGTGGGTGACTGATGGCTATCAGGAGTACGCTCGACGATTACCTCGTGATTGTTCCCTGCAATTGACGGAAATTGTGCCGGCAAAAAGAGGCAAGACCGGTCATGCAGAGCAATGGAAGCAAGATGAAGGCAAACGATTGCTGTCAGCGCTATCTGAACAGGATCATGTGGTAGCGCTGGCTGTTGAGGGAAAGCCTTGGAGTACGCCGGCATTGGCCGCCGAGCTTGCTGCCTGGCAACAACGTGGTCAAGATGTCAGTTTTTTGGTTGGCGGTCCCGATGGTTTATCGGCAGAATGCATGGCAAGAGCAAACCAGCTCTGGTCACTGTCGGCACTTACTATGCCCCATCCGCTAGTCCGTGTGATTATGGCTGAACAAATATATCGTGCCTGGTCGCTTTTAAATAATCATCCCTATCATCGGGCATGA
- the holA gene encoding DNA polymerase III subunit delta, protein MRLRPEQLAQRLSQHWPKITLIFGEETFLVEEAASQVREKAQQQAISERQVWHVEGRFDWSQIPLEHDNLSLFASHKLIEIRLPKGAPGKEGGAWLQRFVELAPAEISLLIISGKIDARSQKSKWFTGLDAAGWTIPIWPIPFSALPQWIFQRMKSRGLQADLSVANLLAERLEGNLFAAAQEIDKLGLLSDNGRVTQQLVVESVADNARFGAFGLMDVIQAGQVSKVPRVLARIRAEGLDILSVLSAISWAVQRHADMALQLASGVPARAVFSSQQPRVPEKSQQVTLQTIKRHEPNHWRRFLSLLAEIDQSAKGRPDCDDAWRLLEQLCLQLTAVPLLQRN, encoded by the coding sequence ATGCGGCTTAGACCTGAACAGCTCGCTCAACGCCTGTCCCAACACTGGCCAAAAATCACGCTGATTTTTGGTGAGGAAACGTTTCTGGTTGAAGAAGCGGCCAGTCAGGTACGTGAAAAAGCGCAACAGCAGGCAATTTCAGAGCGGCAAGTGTGGCATGTTGAAGGTCGATTTGACTGGTCACAAATCCCGCTTGAGCATGATAATTTATCGTTATTTGCCAGTCATAAGTTGATTGAAATCCGCTTACCAAAGGGTGCGCCGGGTAAAGAGGGCGGGGCGTGGCTGCAGCGGTTTGTTGAACTGGCGCCAGCGGAAATCAGTTTGTTGATTATCAGTGGCAAAATTGATGCCCGTTCTCAAAAAAGTAAATGGTTTACCGGACTGGATGCGGCGGGTTGGACTATCCCGATCTGGCCAATACCGTTTTCGGCGTTACCACAATGGATTTTTCAGCGGATGAAATCGCGTGGTTTGCAGGCCGATTTATCGGTCGCTAATTTACTGGCCGAACGTCTTGAGGGCAATTTGTTTGCGGCAGCGCAAGAAATCGATAAACTCGGCCTGCTAAGCGATAATGGCAGGGTGACGCAGCAATTGGTCGTTGAGAGTGTGGCAGACAATGCGCGATTTGGTGCGTTTGGTCTGATGGATGTGATTCAGGCTGGCCAAGTCAGTAAGGTTCCGCGCGTTTTGGCGCGTATCCGTGCGGAAGGTCTGGATATCCTGTCCGTTTTGTCAGCGATTTCCTGGGCCGTGCAGCGGCATGCGGATATGGCTTTGCAGCTGGCATCTGGCGTTCCGGCCCGAGCGGTTTTTTCGAGTCAGCAGCCGCGCGTGCCGGAAAAGAGTCAACAAGTGACTTTGCAAACAATCAAGCGTCACGAACCAAACCATTGGCGACGCTTTTTGTCGTTATTGGCGGAAATTGATCAGTCTGCAAAAGGACGTCCAGATTGTGACGATGCCTGGCGGTTACTTGAGCAACTGTGTTTGCAACTAACCGCAGTGCCCTTATTACAACGCAATTGA